From one Candidatus Cloacimonadota bacterium genomic stretch:
- the ruvA gene encoding Holliday junction branch migration protein RuvA, with amino-acid sequence MLEFIKGEILEKKSTYITVENNGIGYKINISVNTYDKIPKKGNIGKIFLHLNVGEKDFTLYGFHSIVERSVFESLIKVSGIGSKIAISILSGISISNLLNAISENNVKLLTTVPGIGKKTAQRLIVELKDVFDNFAIPDRKEYQVSKENQGIVTDAQNALISLGYNRNSVIKEIRNFITNNKAYSSEEIVKFVIRKFYK; translated from the coding sequence ATGCTTGAATTTATTAAAGGTGAAATTCTAGAAAAAAAATCAACCTATATTACCGTTGAAAATAACGGAATCGGATACAAAATTAATATTTCCGTTAATACTTACGATAAGATTCCGAAAAAGGGCAACATCGGAAAAATATTTCTCCACCTTAATGTAGGCGAAAAGGATTTTACCCTTTACGGTTTCCATTCCATTGTCGAACGCAGCGTTTTTGAATCTTTGATAAAAGTATCCGGTATCGGGTCAAAAATTGCCATTTCAATCCTATCGGGAATTTCCATATCAAATCTGCTAAATGCAATTTCAGAGAATAATGTTAAATTACTCACAACCGTCCCCGGCATTGGTAAAAAGACGGCTCAACGCCTTATTGTAGAATTGAAAGATGTTTTTGATAATTTTGCTATTCCGGATCGCAAAGAATATCAGGTCTCCAAAGAAAATCAAGGTATTGTTACCGATGCTCAGAATGCCCTGATATCGTTGGGTTATAATCGTAATTCCGTTATAAAAGAAATTCGGAATTTTATTACAAATAACAAAGCTTATTCTTCCGAAGAGATTGTGAAGTTTGTTATAAGAAAGTTTTATAAGTAG
- the rsmB gene encoding 16S rRNA (cytosine(967)-C(5))-methyltransferase RsmB, which yields MNTRDLTFLALREVLSRNKNSDQVFAEICNKNALYGRDKKFFYAMTKGIIKRKIYLDYIIDFIRAEFGFYIENDDLRNVLRLGLYQLIFMDSVPNYAAVSETVNLCKSQYSKKSAGKVNAFLQKYLQNKNIELPKGKNAFLSVKYSFPISLIRKWLRKYGEEDTIKMCKYFNAPAKLHVRFNPDKISYEDFSKHLDSLEVKYTKSEYFPYLIRMEQNFDFISDEMFKKGFYYLQDESTVFPPLLLDPQKGEKILDICAAPGGKAFMMSAILHDSNQIYVNDVSEEKLEIIKENANRLKCNNLKYFCEDAREFHSSEKFDKILADVPCSGLGVMRRKPEIRLRFSADSLLQLLDMQQQILENCAKLIKTGGVIVYSTCTFNGFENENQIEKFLDKHKNFVLDSPEAFVDKNVVIDKYIKTYPFKHDMDGSFAARLRKVN from the coding sequence ATGAATACACGCGATTTAACATTTTTGGCACTTAGAGAAGTTCTAAGCAGAAATAAAAATTCTGACCAAGTATTTGCGGAGATATGTAATAAAAATGCTCTTTATGGAAGAGATAAAAAATTCTTCTATGCTATGACTAAGGGAATAATAAAACGAAAAATATATCTGGACTACATCATTGATTTTATACGTGCGGAATTTGGATTTTATATCGAAAACGATGATTTGAGGAATGTTCTTCGATTGGGATTGTATCAGCTGATTTTTATGGATTCCGTGCCGAACTATGCAGCCGTTAGCGAAACTGTTAATCTCTGTAAATCGCAATATAGCAAGAAATCCGCAGGAAAGGTCAATGCATTTCTTCAGAAATATTTGCAGAATAAAAATATTGAACTTCCAAAAGGTAAAAATGCGTTCCTTTCTGTGAAATATTCCTTCCCTATTTCATTAATCCGAAAGTGGTTGCGAAAATATGGTGAAGAAGATACGATTAAAATGTGCAAATATTTTAATGCACCGGCGAAATTACATGTACGTTTTAATCCCGACAAAATATCTTACGAGGATTTTTCCAAGCATTTGGATTCTCTTGAAGTGAAATATACAAAGAGCGAATATTTTCCGTATTTGATCAGAATGGAGCAAAATTTTGATTTTATTTCTGATGAGATGTTCAAAAAAGGTTTTTATTATTTGCAGGATGAAAGCACGGTTTTTCCACCCTTACTACTTGATCCCCAAAAGGGTGAAAAAATACTGGATATTTGCGCTGCCCCGGGCGGAAAGGCTTTTATGATGTCTGCAATCTTGCACGATTCAAACCAGATTTATGTTAATGACGTTTCTGAAGAAAAATTGGAAATCATCAAAGAAAATGCAAATCGTTTGAAATGTAACAATCTGAAATATTTTTGTGAAGATGCTCGCGAATTTCATTCATCTGAAAAATTCGATAAAATTCTTGCTGATGTTCCATGCTCCGGTTTAGGAGTTATGAGACGAAAACCGGAAATAAGATTGAGGTTTTCGGCAGATTCTCTTCTCCAACTTCTGGATATGCAGCAACAAATCCTTGAAAATTGCGCAAAATTAATCAAAACAGGTGGTGTAATAGTTTATTCCACCTGCACATTTAATGGATTTGAAAATGAGAATCAAATAGAAAAATTTTTAGATAAGCATAAGAATTTTGTCTTGGATTCACCGGAAGCATTTGTTGATAAAAATGTTGTAATTGACAAATATATAAAAACTTACCCGTTCAAACACGATATGGATGGTTCCTTTGCAGCTCGCTTGCGAAAGGTAAATTAA
- the ruvC gene encoding crossover junction endodeoxyribonuclease RuvC, with protein MNKQKPLILGIDPGTTATGYAFLQIENRKVIPIDYGVIKVSRNLNLQARIEKIYERISELIKLYKPDQAGIEKIFHAKNVRSILSLGEARGVILLALQQQKIPTYEYSPREIKKAVVGNGNASKQQVQFMVNAILKIKVPENSYDVSDALAIALCHHHKLNAKI; from the coding sequence TTGAATAAGCAAAAACCATTAATACTCGGAATTGATCCGGGAACCACTGCTACAGGATACGCATTTCTTCAGATTGAAAATCGCAAAGTTATTCCAATTGATTACGGTGTAATAAAGGTAAGCAGGAATCTCAATCTGCAAGCAAGAATTGAAAAAATCTACGAAAGAATTTCAGAATTGATCAAACTTTATAAGCCGGATCAGGCAGGGATTGAAAAAATATTTCATGCAAAGAATGTTCGCTCGATTTTATCTCTCGGAGAAGCCCGTGGTGTAATATTACTCGCATTGCAACAGCAAAAAATTCCAACTTATGAATATTCTCCCCGAGAAATCAAAAAAGCCGTAGTCGGCAATGGAAATGCCTCAAAACAGCAAGTCCAATTTATGGTAAACGCAATTTTAAAGATTAAGGTTCCCGAGAATTCTTATGATGTTTCCGATGCCCTTGCTATCGCCCTTTGTCATCATCACAAATTAAATGCGAAGATTTAA
- a CDS encoding YebC/PmpR family DNA-binding transcriptional regulator, which produces MSGHNKWSSIKHKKGKEDAKRGKIFTKIIREITVAARSGGGDPEANPALRLAVSRAQNANMPKDNIERGIKRGTGELEGVNYEDFLYEAYSPGGVALIIVGLSDNKKRTVSEVRHAVTSHNGSMAEKGSVAWNFHQMGHIFIQKDKYDEDELMMTALDCGADDFVAEDDIYLITVNPHDLQKVIISLENENIKIDDFSLVYEPKNTVKANDSASQIIGLINELEDLDDVQNVFANFDIDDEILEKIAVE; this is translated from the coding sequence GTGTCTGGACATAATAAATGGAGCTCGATAAAACATAAGAAGGGCAAAGAAGATGCAAAACGTGGAAAGATTTTCACGAAGATAATCCGTGAGATCACTGTTGCAGCTCGCAGCGGTGGTGGTGATCCGGAAGCAAATCCGGCTCTCCGTCTTGCTGTAAGCAGAGCCCAAAACGCAAATATGCCCAAAGATAATATAGAACGAGGTATTAAGCGTGGCACCGGTGAATTGGAAGGCGTGAACTATGAAGATTTTCTCTACGAAGCCTATTCTCCGGGTGGCGTCGCCTTGATTATCGTGGGGCTATCCGATAATAAAAAAAGGACAGTCTCCGAAGTGCGCCATGCAGTTACTTCTCATAACGGGAGTATGGCAGAGAAGGGCTCGGTTGCCTGGAATTTCCATCAAATGGGACATATATTTATTCAAAAAGATAAATACGATGAAGATGAACTTATGATGACTGCCCTTGATTGCGGTGCGGATGATTTTGTGGCTGAGGATGATATTTATCTAATTACAGTCAACCCTCACGATCTTCAAAAGGTAATAATTTCCCTGGAAAATGAAAATATTAAGATTGATGATTTTTCACTTGTTTACGAGCCTAAAAATACAGTAAAAGCAAACGATAGTGCATCCCAGATAATCGGGCTGATAAATGAACTGGAAGACCTTGATGATGTTCAAAATGTTTTTGCAAATTTCGATATTGATGATGAGATTTTGGAAAAGATAGCCGTTGAATAA
- a CDS encoding PASTA domain-containing protein: MKFIKTFFFVIVSFIIIFLLGFVISSGFLKIYTKHRNEVKVPELVNSDYKNAKYELYKVGLYIDKIGERNSQEILKGSIITQDPPPQAVVKTGYTIEVIVSNGPELVRVPDLDNLTAAEAKIRLINNGLNIGKIDYSFSDAINHGKVIYSDPISGMNVPKYSKVNIIVSLGKINKQIDEKNKYDSLLEGLD, from the coding sequence ATGAAATTTATAAAAACATTTTTTTTCGTAATTGTTAGTTTTATTATTATTTTCTTATTGGGATTTGTAATTTCCAGCGGTTTTTTGAAAATTTACACTAAACACAGAAATGAAGTGAAAGTGCCTGAACTTGTAAATAGTGATTATAAAAATGCTAAATATGAACTTTATAAGGTTGGGCTTTATATTGATAAAATCGGGGAACGAAATAGTCAGGAAATCCTCAAAGGCAGTATTATTACACAAGACCCGCCCCCACAGGCAGTTGTGAAAACAGGTTACACAATTGAAGTGATCGTGAGCAATGGACCGGAGTTAGTCCGAGTGCCTGATCTCGACAACCTGACTGCTGCCGAAGCAAAAATCCGTTTGATCAATAACGGCTTGAACATCGGCAAAATTGACTATTCATTTTCCGATGCAATTAACCACGGTAAAGTAATTTATAGTGACCCCATCAGTGGGATGAATGTGCCTAAATATTCAAAAGTAAATATTATTGTTAGCCTCGGGAAAATAAATAAACAAATTGATGAAAAAAATAAATATGATTCACTATTAGAAGGTTTGGATTAA